Sequence from the Anaerobranca gottschalkii DSM 13577 genome:
TTACACTCATTCCATATGTACCTAATGCGGAAAAAGTTTTTAAATCAGCTTGAATTCCTGCGCCGCCAGAACTATCTGATCCTGCAATAGTTAATAATTTCTCCATTACTATTCAACTCCTTTATTTAAAATTACATTTTTGACTAAAGTAAAGATTATATAACCTATCATTACCCCAAAAAAAGAGCTAATTGTAAATGGGATAACAAAAAAGAAAATAGCCACTTCTCTACCTAAAACATATCTTGCCAGTGGATATGCTAAAATTGCACCAAAAACCCCTGTACCTATTAATTCACCTAAAAATGCGAAAAATACTTTCCTTGTTTTTTTGTACAAGATCCCTGCCAAAAAAGCACCTATCATACTCCCTGGAAAAGCTAATAAGGTTCCAGTACCTAAGATATTCCGGAGAATAGAAATAGTGAAGGGAATATACAGGGTATAGCTTAAAGGGAAAAAAAGGGCTGTAAGTAAATTTAAACAGTGTTGTATTGGAAAAACTTTAGCTACCCCAATCGGTATATACAGATGAGAAGATAAAACTCCAATAGCAATGAAAATTGCAGCTGTAGCCAATCTTTTTGTTTCTTTATTCATTTTATCCCTCCTAAAATTTATTTTTTAAAATCTATAAAAAAAGAAGCACACACCTGTAGGTATGTGCTAATTAATCATATATAAATAAAAGATTTTATTTTATATATAATTTTATAGCACTTCCCTACGCTGGTATAACCCAGATCAGGTACTAAGGATCAAAGACTTTATCGGGTCTTTTTCTCAGCTGGCCTCTCCAGCTCTCCTAGTGCCTTATATTTTATTTTTCTATTATATATTTTATCATAAAAATTTCGAGTGTAAATAAAAAATCATCCCATTACTTTTATAAAAACATCTACTATCTTTGGATCAAATTGTGTTCCGGCACATCTTTTTAATTCTGCCAAAGCTTCCTCCTTTGTTCTAGTTTTTTGATAACTCCTTTTAGCAGTCATTGCCTCATAGGCATCGGCTACAGAGATTATCCTCCCTTCTAAGGGTATTTCTTCTCCTTTTAATCCCCTGGGGTATCCTTTACCATCCCACCGTTCGTGATGACAGAGGACAAATTCCGCCATAAGCCGATATTCATCTATAGAGCGGAGTATTTGGTAACCTATTTCTGGATGCCTTTTTACCTCCTCGTATTCTTCAGGGGTTAACTTAGAACTCTTATTTAATATCTCCGGTGAAACCGTTATTTTACCTATGTCGTGCAATGCCCCTGCACCTTTTAAAATTACAATTTCCTTTTCTGTTAAATTTAAAGCCTTACCTATAGCTTCACAATATTGGGAAACCCTTTCAGAATGGATTTGTTCTTGAAGATACTGACTGTTTATTGTCTTTAATACATTTTCTACTATTTCTCCACCAATTGATTTCCCTCTTTTTAATTTATCTTTATACATATTATGATCTGCCAATTTATAGATTTCCCCTAAACTTTCAACTATCTCTTTTTTAATAGCATAGCCAATAGCGAAGGATACAACTACTGATTCTAATTTACTTTGGGCTCCTTTTCCTTTAATCTTTTCTATTAGTTCTTCCACTATTGTTTCATTTGTGTTAGGGAGTAAAATGACAAATTCATCTCCCCCCATCCGACCAATGATACTTTGGGGTGGACAACACTGGGTTAATATATTTGCCACTAATTTTATTAGTCTATCCCCTGTATCATGGCCAAAAGCATCATTGGTTATTTTTAGTCCATTTATGTCTATTACAATTATACCTAAAGGAAGACTATATTCATTGTCTAGTCTTTTTAACTGTTCTACTATATAACGGCGATTATATAGTTCTGTTAATTCATCGTAATAACTTAAGAACTCTATTTTTTTCTGTCTTTCTATTTTTTCTGTACAATCTCTAAATACAGTAATTTCACCTATTACCTCTCCTTTTTGATCTTTGATAGGTGATTTATTTTTTTCTATATAAATGATCTTCTTATCTTTTCTCTCAATTTTAATAGCATTTTCTTCCCTAGCTATAACCTTGATTATTTCATAAAATTTCTTCCCTAGTGCTTCTTCCCTTTTCCATCCCGTTATTTTTTCAGCCCCAGGATTGAACAAGTTTATGTAGCCCCATTTATCGGTAGATATAACTCCTTCTCCTATCCCCAGTAATGTCGTACGAAGATACTCTTTTTCGAAATGGAGGATATCTTCCATCTTTTTTCTTTCTGTCATATCTTCAACTATCCCCATACCACCAGTAATCTCCCCACCATCTGTAAAAATAGGGGCAAATTTAGAAAATACATAAATTGTTTTACCACTGGTTTTAGAAGTATATAATCCTTCATAATAGGCATTTTTTCCTTCTAACGCCTCCCTAGTACCCCTTACTACCCCTACATTATCAAGACTGAAAATATCAGTACCTAATATTTTTTCCTTTGTTGAACCTAAAATTTCAATAAAGGCCCCATTACAGTCAGTAATTACTCCACTGCTGTTAAAATAAAAAATCCCTACTGGAGAATGATTAAAAATATTCCGATATTTACTTTCACTTTCCCTTAAAGCCCTTTCTATCGCTATCTTTTCTTTTTCTTTTTGCTGCCTTTCTAGCAATAACCCTAACTGATTAGCAAATATTTCTGCTACAGTTTCGTTCCTAAATTTTGTTCCTTTAGGCATAATTATGGTAAAATCTCCAAACATCCTTTCCCCTTCCATTATCTTGACCACTGCAACTTCACCAATACTAAACATATTTTGTAAAGTTGTTACAATACCCTTTGGTATAACATCCCCTGTTAAATCTTCTAATTTTGGAAAAATAGTGGTTACCTGATTTTTTATTTTTTCTGCCCTAATTTTATCATGTTGCCACTCTTTCCCCTCTAAGGTAAATCCTAAGATTTTCACAGCTTTAGTTAAAATCTCACCCTTAACTGAGATAGCTTTTGTTACAAAAGTTTTGCCATCATCCCCATATATATTAAGGGCTACCGCCAAAGAATTAACGATACTAGCAAAATCATCGGTTATTTTTTTGTAATTTATTTCTTTATTATTGTACTGAATAAAATCATTATAATATTTTAAAATTAATTTTAAAGCTTGTCCTTCTTCATAATATGAAGTTATATCCCGGGAAGTTAAAAATATCCCCTTTTCTTTATCACCACTAATGATTTGTGCTATAGTTTCTAACCAAATATAACTATTATCCCCTTTTCTATAACGAAAAACTACCCTTGTTTTTTCAATTTCACCACTAACTAACCTATCGAATTCACCCTTTATTAGGGGAAGGTCTTGGGGATGGATTAGACTTAAAGCGTTTTTCCCCATTAATTCTTTTACTTCATAACCTAAAACCTCATGGTATTTACCTAACCACTTAAAATTTCCAGTAAAATCGAGAATTGCAACTATTTCTGAAATCTTTTCCGTTAGATGTTTAAAATGTGCTTCCTTTTCTTTCATTACATTCACCCTTCTTAACCATAAACTAATTTTACTTTAACTCCATAACAAAATATAAATAATCTGGTTTCCAATCAAACCAAGTTTCAAAACCTAAGCCAATTAACTTATCTTTAATCTCTAACTCCTCTTCCAACAATGTAGTACAGGGAATTTGTCTAATAAAAATCAAATTTTTCATTAATTATATCATTATTTAACTGTTTTGTGATGAATAAAAAAGCAAATCACTTAAAATATTTAAGTAATTTGCCTTTAATAGTTGTGTTCATTAAATTTCTATTTACCAAAACCGTTGGTATTTAACCCTAGTACCTTTATATATTCTATATAGGGATCTTCTGTACCTTGAAGAAGGGTTTCCTCTTCTTTTAACAATTTAATATATTCAATCATTTCTTTAGTAATCCTCTCCCCTGGGGCAACAACGGGTATTCCAGGAGGATATGCCATAATTGACTCACCACTGATTTCTCCTACTGCATCATCTAATTTAACCACCCTTTTACTACTGTAATATGCATCCCGGGGTGAAACAATAACAGCAGGGTTTTTTAAGACATTGGTGATCATCTTAATTTCTTCATCTTTTCTATATCTAAAAGCAATATCCTTTAGAGCATTAACTAAAGCATTTAATGATTGTTCTGTATCTCCTAAACTAACTATAGCCATAATATTATAATAATCTGCTAATTCCACCTGAATTTTATAATCATCCCTCAAGATATCATAAACTTCGAAACCAGTTAATCCTAACTTCCTGACATTTACACCAAGCTTTGATTCATCAAAATCATATACCCCTGGATTACCTACTAATTCTTTACCAAAGGCATATAATCCATCGATTTTATTTATTTCCTCTCTAGCTTTTCTTACCAATTTTAATACCCTATCTAATAATTCTTGACCTTGGGTAGCCAGCTGTTTACGGGCCACATCTAAACTAGACATTAGTAAATAGGATGCACTGGTAGTTTGGGTCAAGTTAAGGTTTGCTTTAACTGTGAAGGGATCTATTATCCCTTTTTTTAATAATAAAAGGGAACTTTGTGTTAATGAACCTCCAGTTTTATGAAGACTTACTGCACTCATATCTGCCCCCAATTCCATGGCAGAAGGGGGAAATTCTTCATGGAATCCCATATGGGCTCCATGGGCTTCATCTACTAGTACCGCCATAGAATGTTGATGGGCTATTTCTACAATTTCTTTGATATTTGATGTTGCTCCATAATATGTGGGATTTATAAGAAAAATAGCTTTAGCATCTGGGTGTGCTTTGATCGTTTTCTTCACCCGTTCCACAGTCACTCCCATGGCTATACCTAAATTCTCATCTATTTCCGGTTGAATATAAATTGGTATTGCTCCACTTAAAATAATGCCAGATATAGCTGACTTATGAGCGTTTCTAGGGATTATGATTTTATCCCCTGGTTTGCAAGCACTCATAATCATTGTCTGGACCCCAGAAGTGGTACCATTGACCAGGAAGAAACTGTGATCTGCACCAAAGGCTTGAGCTGCCAAGTCCTCTGCTTCCTTGATTACTCCAATAGGATTACAAATATTATCAAGGCATTTTACAGAATTAACATCTAACTCCATAAGGGTAGTTCCTACATATTCAGTAAATTCCTTTATTCCCTTACCTTGCTTATGACCTGGTACATCGAAGGGCACTATACCACTTTTACTATATTCTTTTAATGCTGTAAAAAGAGGTGTTTGATTTTGTCCTTTATTTTTCAACTTTAATTACTCCCTTATAAGTTTATTTTTAATATTTTTACCACTGCTTTAATCAAATACACAAGATGAATTTTAGCAAAAAAACTCTTTTTTTAAAAGGGATTTTTGTTAAATTTATATCTAATAATTTTAACTTTAATTCTATCTTTGATAAATTATTTCTCCATTAACCATCGTCATTTGTACTTTAATATCCTTTATCTCTTCTTCTGGGATTTTAAAAATATCTTTATCTAATAAGATTAAATCCCCTACATATCCCGGCTTTAACCTTCCCTTTACCCTTTCTTTATGCTCATTAAATGCACTACCTAATGTATAAACATCAATGGCATCTTCTAATTTCATCTTCTCACCTAAGTTAAATCCACCCCTCGTTACAGCAAAATACAAATTGATAAAGGGATTGCAATTTTCTACAGGTCCATCAGTACCAAAACTTATTGGTGCTCCCAGTTTATATAAAGTATTGAAGGCATATGAAGTATTGGCTAAATCTTCTCCTACCCGTTCCTTCACAATTTTCCTGTCATAATCTAAAAAAATTGGCTGATACATGACAGGAATCTTTAATTTAGCAATCTTTTTTAACTGTTCCCTTGTAGTTATTTGGCAATGGATAATACCATGGCGAAGATAATTGTCTTTATTCCCCCATTTTTCAATACTATCTTTATAGACATTGATAACCCTTTGAACAGCTCCATTACCAATGGCATGGATTACTACTCTGATTTTATTTTCAGTTGCCAATTTTACAAAATTAGACAGCTCCCTTTCAGTTAATACCTCTACTCCTTTGTTACCCGGTGCATCTTTATAATCTTCTAGCATCAATGCAGTCCTTGCCCCTAAAGAACCATCACAAAAAAGTTTTAGACCTCCCTTTGATAAATAGATATCATCATACCCTTCTGATTTTAATTCTCCATCTATATACCGATGAAAATCTTCTATCCTTTGATAGTTAAATTGATGGCTATAGCGGATTTTTAATTTCTTTTCCTTATAAAGCCCTTTGATAATATTAAACATACATTCTGATTCCCGATTTGTAGAATCTACTACTACATCACAGGATTGAACAGACGTAACCCCTAAACTTAATAAATAATCTTGAGCTTTTAAAAATTCCATCTCCCTATCTTTATAACTTTTAGGAGGTATCAGAGAATAAAGTAAAGCCACAGCACTTTCAGTAAAAATACCATTGGGTTTTCCTTTTTCATCAAGCTCTATTGTTCCTCCATTGACAATGGTATTTGAATTTACCCCAAGGAGTTCTAATGCTCTAGTATTTCCAACTGAAAGATGACCACATACTCTATCAAAAATTATTGGAATTTCTCTGGAAATTCTATCTAAATCTTCCTTAATTAGTAACCTCTTTTCCCCAAAGATAAAATAATCCTGGTTCCAACCTCTACCATAAAGGACCTGGAGATTAGGGTTTTCCCTTAAAAAATTAATACCCCTTTGGATGACTTCTTCAATAGAATTTGTTCCCATTAAATTACAATTAAACATAGCTGCACCTATACCAGACAAATGTAAATGACTGTCGTTAAAGCCAGGAAGTACTGTTTTCCCTTGAAGATCTATAACTTTATCTCCTTTTAATTTTCCTATTTGGTCATTAGAACCAATTTCTTTAATTATACCCTTTTCAATCAATAACCCTTCACAAAATCTATTTTTCTCTACATAAATTTTACCGTTTATCAATATTACCCTCACACTTCCACCCCTCACCTTATCTTTATTTAAAAAAATAATATCAGGTTAAATACCTGTAATCAAGAAAAAAAACGGGGTATGTTGACCCCATGTTTATTGATTACATTTTTTATAATTTTAAGTCCCTTTTATTGAAGGCAGCTAAACCTTTAAGTGCTAAAAGTCCACTTATTATAATTAAAATTAACAGATTACTTAACTTCACATCTTGAGGAAAAGTTGCTATATGGGTAAAGGGGGAAATTTTTTGCACACTTTCTGGCAAATTCAATAGAGGACCAAAGAAGGGACCTAAAAAGATACTGGCAAATACAGCAATCCAAGATAAAGCTTTACTAACTTTAGGAAACAAACCGTATACAGCAGTGGAAAACCCTATAACAACTATAATACCTGTACTCTGATAAAGCCCCCCTTTTATAAACTGGCTAAGACTTTGTGAGGAGACCCCAGCTGCTAAGGCAACACTGGTAGAAAAAGCTATCATTATAATTATAGAGCTTAGTACCGTTAAAATAAGTTGGCTCAATGCCCAAGTAGTTCGACTAACAGCGGTAGCTAAAACTCCTTCAGCATAACCTTCCCTTTCCTCTGAATACATCCTCATAACTCCAGTTTTAGCGTATATTAGTAATATACTAGCCATCAATCCGATAAAGACATAGAGAAAATTTTCACTATTGATTATCATGTTTTCAAAACCTTCCATATTTTCCATGAAATCCCCAAATTCTGTGCTTGAACCTCCCATTATAGCTCCAAAGATTATCATTGGGATTGCCCAACCTAAAATCCCTTTCCTTTGTAGTTTCCATCCTAGACCTAAGGGATTTAACATCCATTGGGCAGCCTTTTCAGGTCCTTTTTTAGCGGGAATTATTCCACTTCCAATATCTCTGATATCGATCAAAGAAAAGGCCCCTTTAACTAAAATCAGAAACAAGATGATAAATAACGGTAAAATCCAAAAATTGTTTTTACTAAAGGGGTGGATTTGCTGGACCCAACCTACAGGGGAAACCCAGGTAAAAGAAGCACTTTGAAAACCTAATCCCCCTTGATTTAACTGGCCAAATACATTACTTAAGGAACTTATTAAAATTAAAAAGGCTTTTATTAAAAAAGCTAGACTAGATCCATCTCTACTCCTTGAACTTAATTGGGCTGTAATCCCTGCTATTCCAGCAAAAACTAGCCCAATACCTCCAAAGGATGTTCCAGCTGCCAAAGAACCTAATAATGGTAAACCATTGACAACAAATCCTAAGGTTATAAATACCGATAGCAAGATATTAGTTATTACTGCCACTGTTAGTGCTGCAGATAATAGGGCATACCTTCCTACTTCCATTGAAGCTAACATCTCTGTACAACCAGTATCTTCGTTATTTCTTGTATGCCTGATAATTAGTTGAATGTTCATTATTCCAATGAGAACAGTAATTATCAATGACATCCTAACTAAAAAGAAAGTGCCTAATCCATCAACATATTCGGGAAAAGCAGGGGCCATTAACAAACGCATTCCCGGAGAAGGGGAGGCCATAATAATCATTTCCGCCATATCCTGTGGGGTGAATTCCCCGTATACTGCAGTAATAAGTGTTATTAGGAAAAAAATACCTATTATCCATAAAGGTAATATTATTCTATCTCTCCTAAGGGCTAATTTTACTAAGGTCTTTGTTCCTTGAAAATCAGTATTTTTCACTCTAAATCCCTCCTCCTTTTCCATTTTTTAATAAAGCTATATCTTCACCATAATAGCTCATAAACAATTCCTCTAAAGTAGGGGGAGTACTAACCATAGATTTTATGTTAAACTTCGTCAAGTATTGAAGGATTTCATTAATTCTATTGTGATCTACTTGAAAAATCATTTTGTTATCAACTACTTTTAAATTATAAATCCATTCAAAGTTTTTTAATTCCGTTGGTTGGACCTCAGTTTCTACTTCCATGGTTATTCTAGTCATATGCCGTAAATCTTTTAAGGTACCGGTTTCTACAATCTCTCCCCGGCGAATAATTGTTACTGTATCACACAATTTTTCTACATCTGCTAAAATATGGCTTGACATTAAAATTGTTTTTCCTCTTTCCTTTAATTCCTTAACACATTCTTGAAAGATACAGGTCATTAAAGGATCTAATCCGGAAGTTGGTTCATCGAGAATATATAGATCAACATCGGAAGAAAAGGCTGCGATTAAAGCAACTTTTTGTCTATTTCCCTTAGAATATGTGCCACATTTTTTGGTAGGGTCTAAATCAAATCGTTGGATAAGCCCCTTTTTAGTTTTCTGATCTAACCCACCCCTTAACTGGCAAAATAAATCAATAACTTCTCCACCGGTTAAATTAGGCCAAAGATGAACATCACCGGGAACATAAGCTAAGCGCCGGTGGATATCCACTGAATCTTTCCAAACATCTTTACCAAAGATTTTGGCAATACCACTGCTTTTTTTTAACATTCCCAACAATATCCTAATTGTTGTGGTTTTACCAGCACCGTTGGGACCTAGAAAACCTAGTACTTCACCTTTCTTTACATTTAAATTGATTTGATTTAAAGCGCGGAAATCGCCATAGTATTTTGTTAGCCCTTTAATTTCAATTACATTCATGATAACACCTCCAAATTTTTTCTAGTTTAATTTTAACTTGTTCAACTTTTTTTCTGACCTGCCAAAAGTTAGACTTTTTTAAAATAATTCCTTACTAAAAGCAGGAATAATTGTTCCTATGTTGAAAATAATTATAAACTCCTTAAGGATGGGAGATGAAATTTATGCAGGAATTTCTAAAAACTAAAGTTATTGTTCCCCCATTAAACACAAAGGTGGTACCCCGTTATGAACTTGTAAACAAATTAAATGATAATTTACAAGTTGGAAAAATGTTTTGTCGTAAATTAACCCTTTTTTGTGCCCCTGCCGGCTATGGCAAAACTACATTAACAAGGATATGGTTGGAAAAAGAAAAAGAAAGTACAGCTTGGGTATCCTTAGATGAACATGATAATAGCCCTTCACTGTTTTGGGGCTATATAATAACTGCTCTACAAAAATTCGACAGGAATTTAGGGAAAAATATCCTTCACTTTCTTAATTCCAATAATTATTTTACTGAGTGGTCATCTAAAAGCATTATAGTCCCATTATTAAATGAGTTAATGGAAAGGGAAGGGATAATGTATTTAGTCCTTGATGACTATCATTTGATAACAAACTCTGAAATTCATCAAGGAATGGCTTATTTTATTGAAAACCTACCTCCAAACCTTCATCTAGTTGTTACTACCCGTTCTCTACCACCTTGGCCACTTGCCAAGTGGAGAGCTAAAGAAAAGCTTTTAGAGGTTGGAGTTAATCAATTAAAGTTTACAATAGAAGAAATTTCTACAATGCTGAAACTATACGATAACTTGTTATTAAAAGATGAAGAAATAGAAATTTTATTAACAAAAACTGCAGGTTGGGTTACCGGCTTAAAACTAGCTATATCTTCCCTCTTATCAACGAAAGATGTGGAAGGTTTTATTAAAAAGTTTTCGGGAAATCACTGTTCTATTTTACATTTTCTAACTGAAGAAGTATTTAATAACCAAGAAAAAGAAATTAGAGATTTCCTTTTAGAAACCTCTATTTTCCAAAGATTTAATTCTACCCTTTGTGATCAAATTACTGAACGGTCCAATAGTGAAAAAATATTAGCTAAACTGGATAGAGATAACCTCTTTTTAATACCCTTAGATGAGAAAAAAAGTTGGTTTACATACCACCCTCTTTTTTCTCAAATATTATTATCAATGCTAAAAAAACATTATTACGAAAAATTTATCCACTTAAATCAAAGGGCATTTGACTATTTTCTTCAATCTAACGAACCTAGTACTGCCCTTTATCATAGCTATATAATCAATGACTTTGATAAAACCGCCTTTGTACTCCATCATTTTCCTATCGAACAATTATTTAATTTAAACCATTTGCAATTAATCCATAAATATTTCCAAAACTTCTCTTTAGATATTTTAAAAAAATATCCCCGTTTGATTTTATATAAGGCATTTATAATGCTGATATTAGGTGATATGAAAAAAGTCGAATATTACCTAAATTTAGCCAGTGAAGTTAATTCTTCAGATGAAGGTTATTTAGGTATTTTAACGACTATCCAGGTTTATTATAAAATTTATGCTGGCAAAGTTTGTTTGACAGATGTTTTAGAAACTAGTAAAAAGGCATTAAATTTATTGCCCCAAGGGGATTTCTTTTGGTCTATGGCAACAACGGTTGTCTGTGGCGATGCTTTGTTTTTTTCCGGTGAATTTAAAAAAGCCCATCATTATTACTTAAAAGCTTATTCTATCATACTGATAATCAAAATCCCTATTTCATTTTATCTACCGGAACAAAGGTCGCTATTACATTATTTAAACTTGGAAAATTAAAAGAAACGGAAGAATTAATACAAAAGTTAATTCAATTAATTAGGGAGCATGGTTTTTCTTTTATCAGTCGGGTAGGGGGTATTTGGGCTTTAAAAGGTGCAGTGGAAATGGAAAAAGGAAATATAGAAGGAGCAGAACATTATATAGAAAAAGGGCTATATTTAAGTAAACCTGAAAAACCATATTATATTTGGAACTCATTTTATAAAGTAGCTTTATTGAATTACCAGAAAAAATATCACCAAGCTTTAGAGTTAATAAATGAAATTAACTTTAACAGCTCAGAAACTCTTTCATCAGTCTTCCTTTACATTTCAGCCCTCTGGGAAAGTCGTATTAACTTAAAATTAGGAAATAAGTTTAAAGCTAAAGAAATTTTATCCTCTCTGGGGATTAAGGAAAATAGCCTCGTCCAGTATGGTCTAGAAGAAGGATATTTAATATTATTTAATATCCTATTAGAAGAAGAAAAAATTTCCGCAGCTATAGGTAAACAGTTGAAAATAATTGAAGAAAATGCCCAGTTAAAAGGTGATAAAAAGCTATATATTGAAACTTTGCTTTTATCCTCCCGTTTAGAAAAAAAATTAGGAAATAGAGAAAGGGCAGAAAAAATCTTAGAAAAGGCTAAAAAAGTGGCCGAAGATTCCGGTTATTATCAAATTATTAAAGAAGAAAAAATAAATATCCCTATACAAGTAAACAGCTCCCAAAATTCCTATGATTTAGTAGAAGATTTAACTACTAGGGAATTAGAAATTCTACAATTACTAGGTTTAGGGTTTAGTAACCAACAGATCGCCGATAAGTTGTTCCTAACGGTAGGAACAGTTAAATGGTATACCAGCAATATTTATGGAAAATTAGGGGTTAAAAGCAGAACCCAAGCTGTAGCAATGGGTAGAAAGTTAAAGCTATTTGACTAAAGTTTAAGGAGGATTTATTATGTTTACAGGAAAAAAAGTAAGATTAAGGGAATATCGGAAAGAAGATTTGAATACTGCTTTAACATATATTAATGATCCAGATATTAAACGACTCATTAACCCAGGCATCCCCTACCTGTACACTTTGGAAGATGAAGAAAGGTGGATGGCAAATAATAGTGCTACTAAAGACTGCTATTCTTTTGCTATTGAAACTTTAGAAGAAAGTAAATATATCGGTGGT
This genomic interval carries:
- a CDS encoding LuxR C-terminal-related transcriptional regulator → MTLFKLGKLKETEELIQKLIQLIREHGFSFISRVGGIWALKGAVEMEKGNIEGAEHYIEKGLYLSKPEKPYYIWNSFYKVALLNYQKKYHQALELINEINFNSSETLSSVFLYISALWESRINLKLGNKFKAKEILSSLGIKENSLVQYGLEEGYLILFNILLEEEKISAAIGKQLKIIEENAQLKGDKKLYIETLLLSSRLEKKLGNRERAEKILEKAKKVAEDSGYYQIIKEEKINIPIQVNSSQNSYDLVEDLTTRELEILQLLGLGFSNQQIADKLFLTVGTVKWYTSNIYGKLGVKSRTQAVAMGRKLKLFD